In Salinibacterium sp. ZJ70, one DNA window encodes the following:
- a CDS encoding aspartate kinase, whose translation MSLIVQKFGGSSVADAESIKRVAKRIVETRKAGNEVVVAVSAMGDTTDELIDLAHEVSPIPDPREMDMLLTTGERISMALLAMAIRDMGFEARSYTGSQAGMITDARHGSARIVDVTPGRVREALDEGAIAIVAGFQGFNRDSKDITTLGRGGSDTTAVALAAALGADVCEIYSDVDGVFTADPRVVPKAHKLDKVTSEEMLELAAAGAKVLYIRAVEYARRHGVTLHVRSSFNNNEGTLVLNQEGVSVEEPIITGVAGDLSEAKITVVGVPDVPGKAADIFTIVANTGANIDMIVQNVSAAATGRTDISFTLPKSDGEKVLQALRAAQDDTGFQSLQYDDQIGKLAVVGAGMRASAGVSAQLFRALSDAGINIEMISTSEIRVSVVTRADTLHEAMRIVHTAFGLDGDAEAVVHAGTGR comes from the coding sequence AAGCGTCGCTGACGCCGAAAGCATCAAGCGGGTCGCCAAGCGCATCGTCGAGACCCGGAAGGCCGGCAACGAGGTCGTCGTCGCGGTGTCCGCGATGGGCGACACCACGGATGAGCTGATCGACCTCGCCCACGAGGTCTCGCCCATCCCCGACCCGCGCGAGATGGACATGCTGCTCACCACGGGCGAGCGCATCTCGATGGCGCTGCTGGCGATGGCGATCCGCGACATGGGCTTCGAGGCGCGCTCCTACACGGGCAGCCAGGCTGGCATGATCACGGATGCGCGCCACGGTTCCGCGCGCATCGTCGACGTGACGCCGGGGCGTGTGCGCGAGGCGCTCGATGAGGGCGCGATCGCGATCGTCGCCGGATTCCAGGGCTTCAACCGCGACAGCAAGGACATCACCACCCTCGGTCGTGGCGGCTCCGACACCACAGCCGTCGCCCTCGCGGCCGCGCTCGGTGCGGATGTCTGCGAGATCTACTCGGACGTCGACGGCGTGTTCACCGCTGATCCGCGCGTCGTTCCGAAGGCGCACAAGCTCGACAAGGTGACGAGCGAGGAGATGCTCGAACTCGCCGCCGCCGGCGCGAAGGTGCTGTACATCCGCGCCGTCGAGTACGCGCGTCGGCACGGCGTGACGCTGCACGTGCGCTCGTCGTTCAACAACAACGAAGGAACTCTGGTTCTGAACCAGGAGGGAGTATCCGTGGAAGAGCCCATCATCACCGGTGTCGCCGGAGATCTCTCCGAGGCGAAGATCACTGTCGTCGGCGTGCCCGACGTCCCCGGCAAGGCGGCTGACATCTTCACGATCGTCGCCAACACCGGCGCCAACATCGACATGATCGTGCAGAACGTGTCGGCGGCGGCCACCGGCCGCACCGACATCTCGTTCACGCTGCCGAAGTCGGACGGCGAGAAGGTTCTGCAGGCGCTGCGCGCTGCTCAGGACGACACCGGATTCCAGTCGCTGCAGTACGACGACCAGATCGGCAAGCTCGCCGTCGTGGGTGCTGGCATGCGCGCGAGCGCGGGCGTCTCCGCGCAGCTGTTCCGTGCCCTCTCGGACGCGGGCATCAACATCGAGATGATCTCGACCTCCGAGATCCGCGTCTCGGTCGTGACCCGCGCCGACACCCTGCACGAGGCGATGCGCATCGTGCACACGGCTTTCGGTCTCGACGGCGACGCCGAGGCTGTCGTCCACGCCGGAACCGGTCGCTGA